A window of the Desulforapulum autotrophicum HRM2 genome harbors these coding sequences:
- the cmk gene encoding (d)CMP kinase, giving the protein MKPKIITIDGPAGSGKTTVSKLVARQLGWVYVDTGALYRGVALGVKAANIDYENPGALQSLLDSLSFTIVTQGKSMQLLSSGCDITDKIRTPEISMLASTLSAKPGVRAALLGMQRAIAVEKNAVFEGRDMGTVVFPDADYKFFLLADLKTRAMRRFKETPGQPLDEVEQDMAKRDKNDSEREVAPLKPADDAIIIDSTALTIEAVVARIMNKINHETPRPEQVICHIHDK; this is encoded by the coding sequence ATGAAACCAAAAATCATCACAATTGACGGACCGGCAGGATCGGGCAAGACAACGGTCAGCAAACTCGTGGCCCGGCAACTGGGCTGGGTCTATGTTGATACCGGTGCCCTCTACCGGGGCGTTGCCCTTGGGGTGAAAGCCGCAAACATTGACTACGAAAACCCCGGGGCGCTGCAGTCATTGCTCGACAGTCTCTCTTTTACGATAGTGACACAAGGTAAATCAATGCAGCTATTGAGCTCAGGATGCGATATCACCGACAAAATAAGAACCCCGGAGATATCCATGCTTGCATCAACCCTGAGCGCAAAACCCGGGGTAAGGGCGGCCCTGCTTGGAATGCAGCGGGCCATTGCAGTTGAGAAAAATGCCGTTTTTGAGGGAAGAGACATGGGCACGGTGGTCTTTCCAGACGCAGATTACAAGTTTTTTCTCCTTGCCGATCTCAAGACACGAGCCATGCGACGATTCAAGGAAACACCGGGTCAACCCCTTGACGAAGTTGAACAAGATATGGCGAAACGGGATAAAAACGATTCAGAACGAGAAGTGGCCCCTTTGAAACCCGCAGATGACGCCATTATTATTGATTCCACCGCCTTGACCATTGAGGCTGTTGTTGCACGAATTATGAATAAAATAAATCACGAAACACCACGGCCTGAGCAGGTTATCTGCCATATCCACGACAAATGA
- a CDS encoding 30S ribosomal protein S1, whose amino-acid sequence MNTIAETGENKEMNSEELETGQEPIITPEKDEDPLANITGEETMEELMGIYDESFSSFEEGQVVKGTIIAVDKDHVLVDVGYKSEGQISIHEFRDEDGNLDVKLYDKVEVMVEVWDEETETVILSKEKAAKVKVWDAIKDIYEADGTIEGVITSRVKGGFSVDIGLPAFLPGSQADLRPIRNMDEMVGQTYTFKVLKYNRKRSNIVLSRRVILETERETARADTLEAIETGKVMEGIVKNITEYGVFVDLGGVDGLLHITDISWGRVKHPSELFSVADKINVKILSYDLEKERVSLGLKQLTPDPWTTAKDKYPVGSKVLGKVVSLTDYGAFVELEEGVEGLIHVSEMSWTRKVRHPSKIVSVGEEVEAVVLDLKPDNRRISLGIKQTVENPWEVISEKYPVGTVIEGKIKNITDFGLFIGIDDDIDGLVHISDISWTKRIKHPSEAYKKNDVVQAVVLDIDKASERFSLGIKQIQPDPWETVEERYKVGTEISGIVTNITDFGVFVELEEGIEGLVHVSEISKEKIKTPAGHYAIGDTLTARVMNINSDERRIGLSIKRLDEDEDETILKDFAKNMKPTTSSFGELLRDNLQEQIASQENKDEK is encoded by the coding sequence ATGAACACCATTGCTGAAACAGGCGAGAACAAAGAAATGAACAGTGAAGAATTAGAGACAGGCCAGGAGCCCATTATTACACCAGAAAAGGACGAAGATCCGCTGGCGAATATCACGGGCGAAGAGACCATGGAAGAACTGATGGGCATTTACGACGAAAGCTTCAGTAGTTTTGAAGAGGGTCAGGTCGTCAAAGGTACCATAATAGCGGTAGACAAGGACCATGTCCTTGTTGACGTCGGCTACAAATCAGAAGGCCAGATCTCTATTCACGAGTTCAGGGACGAAGATGGCAACCTTGATGTCAAACTCTACGACAAGGTTGAAGTCATGGTTGAAGTGTGGGACGAGGAGACCGAAACGGTCATTCTGTCCAAGGAAAAGGCTGCCAAGGTCAAGGTTTGGGATGCCATCAAAGACATCTACGAGGCCGATGGTACCATTGAAGGCGTTATCACAAGCAGGGTCAAGGGCGGTTTTTCCGTTGACATTGGACTGCCTGCCTTCCTGCCCGGTTCCCAGGCAGACCTTCGACCCATCCGCAACATGGATGAGATGGTCGGTCAGACCTACACGTTCAAGGTCCTTAAATATAATAGAAAGCGAAGCAACATTGTTCTGTCAAGGAGAGTCATCCTTGAGACAGAGCGTGAAACCGCCAGGGCCGATACCCTTGAAGCCATTGAAACGGGTAAGGTCATGGAAGGTATTGTCAAGAACATCACCGAGTATGGTGTGTTTGTTGATCTTGGTGGCGTGGACGGACTGCTCCACATCACAGATATTTCCTGGGGCAGGGTAAAACATCCTTCGGAACTCTTTTCTGTTGCAGACAAGATCAATGTCAAGATTCTCTCCTACGACCTTGAAAAAGAACGGGTTTCCCTGGGTCTCAAACAGCTGACCCCTGATCCCTGGACAACTGCCAAGGATAAGTATCCCGTGGGTTCAAAGGTTCTCGGAAAGGTGGTAAGCCTTACGGATTATGGTGCCTTTGTTGAACTGGAAGAGGGTGTTGAGGGTCTTATCCATGTATCTGAGATGTCCTGGACAAGAAAGGTTCGCCATCCATCCAAGATTGTATCCGTTGGTGAAGAGGTTGAGGCGGTTGTTCTTGATCTCAAACCGGATAACCGAAGAATTTCCCTGGGCATCAAGCAGACGGTTGAGAATCCCTGGGAAGTGATCAGCGAAAAATACCCCGTGGGTACTGTGATTGAAGGCAAGATCAAGAACATCACCGATTTTGGTCTGTTCATCGGAATCGACGATGACATTGACGGTCTTGTTCACATTTCAGACATCTCTTGGACAAAAAGAATCAAGCATCCGTCCGAGGCCTACAAGAAAAACGATGTTGTCCAGGCCGTTGTCCTTGACATTGACAAGGCAAGCGAGCGTTTCAGCCTTGGCATCAAACAGATTCAACCCGATCCCTGGGAAACCGTTGAAGAGCGATACAAGGTTGGTACCGAGATCAGCGGTATTGTAACCAATATCACCGACTTTGGTGTTTTTGTCGAGCTTGAAGAGGGCATTGAGGGTCTTGTCCATGTTTCTGAAATCAGCAAGGAAAAGATCAAGACACCGGCCGGCCACTATGCCATCGGTGATACTCTGACCGCCCGGGTGATGAACATCAACAGCGATGAGCGTCGAATCGGTCTGTCCATCAAGCGACTTGATGAGGATGAAGATGAAACAATTCTTAAGGACTTTGCCAAGAACATGAAGCCCACCACCTCATCCTTTGGTGAACTCCTCCGGGATAATCTCCAGGAGCAGATTGCCTCCCAGGAGAACAAAGACGAAAAATAG
- the sppA gene encoding signal peptide peptidase SppA yields MFSRRHPFLFFTLSLSSIAAFALVLTVAIVMGTSAMFSSTLSTPFNTDQGNIGIVEIVGVIASSKEVSQQLKDFREDPAIKAIVLRIDSPGGGVGPSQEIYREIIKTKKIKKVIASLGSVAASGGYYAASATDAVIANPGTITGSIGVIMEYANLQKIMEKIGLTPVVIKSGEFKDMGSPVREITPKERAILQGVADEVHQQFVRDVASGRSLEQAQVEKLADGRIYTGETALDLHLVDRLGNLEDAIAWAGEMAGIKGKVNPVYPREKRLGIFKELVSTLFKQADITGAVTNYFRYVIN; encoded by the coding sequence ATGTTTTCAAGAAGACATCCTTTTTTGTTTTTTACCCTGTCCCTTTCTTCCATTGCAGCTTTTGCCCTGGTTCTGACAGTGGCAATTGTGATGGGCACCTCTGCCATGTTTTCCTCAACCTTGAGCACTCCATTCAATACAGACCAGGGAAACATCGGCATTGTCGAAATTGTCGGTGTGATTGCATCGTCAAAGGAGGTGAGTCAGCAGTTAAAAGACTTTCGGGAGGACCCGGCCATCAAGGCCATTGTTCTTCGGATTGATTCACCCGGCGGCGGGGTCGGCCCCTCCCAGGAGATCTACCGGGAAATCATCAAAACGAAAAAGATAAAAAAGGTCATTGCTTCCCTGGGCTCAGTTGCAGCTTCGGGGGGGTATTATGCGGCTTCTGCCACCGATGCCGTTATTGCCAACCCCGGAACCATTACGGGAAGTATCGGGGTGATAATGGAGTATGCAAACCTCCAGAAGATCATGGAAAAAATCGGGCTGACACCCGTGGTGATCAAAAGCGGGGAGTTTAAGGATATGGGATCGCCCGTTCGGGAGATTACTCCAAAGGAAAGGGCCATTCTCCAGGGGGTTGCCGACGAGGTTCACCAGCAGTTTGTAAGGGATGTTGCCTCCGGTCGAAGCCTTGAACAGGCGCAGGTGGAAAAACTTGCCGACGGCAGGATTTACACCGGTGAAACAGCCCTTGACCTCCACCTCGTGGACAGGCTTGGCAATCTTGAGGATGCCATTGCCTGGGCAGGAGAAATGGCCGGTATCAAAGGCAAGGTTAATCCGGTTTATCCAAGGGAAAAACGACTAGGCATCTTCAAGGAACTGGTTTCAACCCTATTCAAACAGGCTGACATCACCGGCGCCGTAACGAATTATTTCCGGTACGTCATCAATTAA
- a CDS encoding L-threonylcarbamoyladenylate synthase, translating into MLIYVNPDNPQPRLISQIVDALRQGGIIAYPTDTHYGIGCDIMNKKAIEKVYQIKQRSKNQPFSFICADLKHISEYAKVSTFAYRNMKRLLPGPYTFILQGSKLVPKMMLTKRKTAGIRVPDNAIALAIAKELGNPVLSTSATGPDDRPFEDPSLLHDWFGQRLELVVDGGPVPGTDSSVVSLIDDVPEIIRYGAGDVSLFE; encoded by the coding sequence ATGTTAATATATGTCAACCCTGACAACCCCCAGCCAAGACTGATCAGTCAGATTGTCGATGCCCTCAGGCAGGGGGGGATCATTGCCTATCCCACGGATACCCATTATGGTATCGGCTGCGACATCATGAACAAAAAGGCCATTGAAAAGGTCTATCAGATCAAACAGCGCAGCAAGAACCAGCCGTTCAGTTTTATATGTGCAGATTTAAAGCATATCAGCGAGTATGCAAAGGTGAGTACCTTTGCTTATCGAAACATGAAGCGCCTTCTTCCAGGGCCCTACACCTTTATTCTTCAAGGCTCAAAACTTGTACCCAAGATGATGCTCACCAAGCGAAAAACAGCGGGCATCCGGGTGCCGGACAACGCCATTGCCCTTGCCATTGCAAAGGAACTTGGCAATCCCGTTCTTTCCACCAGCGCAACCGGTCCAGATGACCGACCCTTTGAAGACCCCTCTCTTCTGCATGACTGGTTTGGCCAGCGTCTGGAGCTTGTGGTTGACGGTGGCCCTGTTCCGGGTACAGACTCCAGCGTTGTCTCGTTAATTGATGACGTACCGGAAATAATTCGTTACGGCGCCGGTGATGTCAGCCTGTTTGAATAG